The following proteins are co-located in the Desulfatitalea tepidiphila genome:
- a CDS encoding OmpA family protein translates to MRLIRLKSMRWMIRSGAALLCWWVVAATASGAETGADKAYAAGASAEMHLPADASFTPWVHDPAIFEEAAGDRTEVRAAVAQQAHTVKLDHLVPPIHFGLGEVDIPDDYLDLLRRVLERMRDRANVRLHFIGHADTLPLSDELQARYGDNMGLSRERAGTVAEYCQRALGLPPEAISYEGLGDIQPVADNGTEAGRRLNRRVEVQVWYDELSETVVEEEVVVPREVHRIKVCRTETVCKLRYKEGHAHRARVQNLIAPLHYDQGMSEVPALFLGQVDQAIRNLGGKSGLVVKFIAYTDNAPLAERDQRIYGDHTGLSKAVARRIAQAVQEQMGMPDGAVESEGRGASRPMAANDTPRGRALNRRVEVEVWYDDPLQDLPDEPQLCPDAAGVETVTRVHQALSGDFAPILFENGEPVVTAEAVEQMRRAMDEVGDKAHVRLRFVGYTGNQRLERRTAMVYGDDIGLSMARARRTMEAVCAQMKLAPEQAEFDGRGFVHADDVVNAGFTASETSRVQIQVVYDEPLVLDEYEGVEVTPITREVTPADPFALNLMRITVDGRPLDDPGKCTADVQRCTDVALDNARIQFKHDSLKREPRLNVTAWPRTICYQDRIETDGADDLVRFRLYANYRSFIERAEVRIFNDAQSTRDLPLAVIAMNGDGMAQWQAGFEDFAGPLRKLQYLVRVYDRQGRFDETAPQPLWVADRLDPAAAREDADRELLAGYGESRIAVQNIVLSGGTVQAHGTAIPEGYGVWMAGYPVPVDAQGRFVAEEILPDGFHTVEVAVLDRQGNGELFLRDLALKTSDWFTVGIADLTVSGNKTNGPADLLAPDKPQYSEDMSLQGRLAFYTNGRFDNGWSLTASADTREGPVDEIFSNFMDKSPDALFRRMDPDYHYPTFGDDSTVVEDAPTSGKFYVKAQKDDTYGLWGNFKVGYADNDLAHVDRGLYGANLHLQPRNATSFGEPRLLVDGFAADPGTVAGRDEFRGTGGSLFFLRRQDILEGSERVRIEVRDKDSGIVLGSKTLTAVLDYDIDYLQGRILLSVPLASTADDNLLVNTDGISGHPLFLVVRYEFTPGFDDPDTVAFGGRAHYWLNDHVKVGVTASRDEAADVETDIGGADLTLRKSAASWIRMAVGRTKGAGVTESTSLDGGYEFTADDAGQESGTTASAYRIDASLGFGDLFEKGRGKITLYLQDLEAGYAAPGLSTSRDVTQYGGTADLPLTDRMSARMKMDKQVQPEGLETEAGEVDLDYRLTSHWTLSSGVRTDSREDRSAVVPQTQEEGDRTDGVVRLGYDSHARWSAYGFVQETLRNSGNRDENGRIGAGGTWRLTDRFNLVGELSDGDLGPAATLGSEYLYSDRTTLYVNYTLENERSDNGLRARKGNLASGFRTRYSDSASIFVEERYAYGDVPTGLMHSAGVDLAPVDHLNFGANVDYGTLKDPVTAAEIERTAAGVRIGYGIERLSIASALEYRVDNSEQPDTSFAKRTTWLFKNSFKYQMSPSWRVLGKFNHSISESSLGDDYSGDYTEAVIGYAYRPVHNDRLNALFKYTYFYNLPSVDQTTGSGSSVIQRSHIGSLDVMYDLTPRWTLGGKYAYRHGEVAQDREDPEYFQSRAHLYVLRADWHFLHRWDALFEVRRLDLPDAEDSRSGALVGLYRHIGAHVKVGVGYNFSDFSDDLTQMDYRHQGLFINLIGKI, encoded by the coding sequence ATGAGATTGATCCGATTGAAGTCGATGCGATGGATGATCAGAAGCGGCGCGGCCCTGCTCTGCTGGTGGGTCGTGGCGGCGACGGCTTCCGGCGCAGAGACGGGGGCCGACAAGGCATACGCCGCCGGCGCCTCGGCCGAGATGCATCTGCCGGCCGACGCGTCCTTCACGCCCTGGGTCCACGATCCGGCCATATTCGAAGAAGCGGCGGGCGATCGCACCGAGGTGCGCGCGGCCGTCGCACAACAAGCCCACACGGTCAAGCTCGATCACCTGGTGCCCCCCATCCATTTCGGCCTGGGCGAGGTCGACATTCCCGATGACTATCTCGACCTGCTGCGCCGCGTGCTCGAGCGCATGCGGGACCGCGCCAACGTCCGGCTACATTTCATCGGTCATGCCGACACGCTGCCGCTCAGCGACGAGCTGCAGGCCCGCTACGGCGATAATATGGGATTGTCCCGCGAGCGCGCCGGTACCGTGGCCGAGTATTGCCAGCGGGCTCTGGGATTGCCGCCCGAAGCCATCTCGTACGAAGGTTTGGGTGACATCCAGCCGGTGGCCGACAACGGAACCGAAGCGGGGCGTCGGCTCAACCGGCGGGTGGAGGTGCAGGTGTGGTACGACGAACTGAGCGAAACAGTGGTCGAAGAAGAGGTGGTGGTCCCGCGCGAGGTGCATCGTATAAAAGTGTGCCGAACCGAGACGGTCTGCAAGCTGCGCTACAAGGAGGGACACGCCCATCGCGCGCGCGTCCAGAATCTCATTGCGCCGCTCCATTACGACCAGGGCATGTCCGAGGTGCCGGCGCTTTTCCTGGGCCAGGTTGACCAGGCCATTCGCAACCTGGGCGGTAAATCCGGGCTCGTCGTCAAGTTCATCGCATACACGGACAATGCACCCCTGGCAGAACGGGACCAGCGCATCTACGGCGATCATACGGGCCTTTCCAAGGCCGTGGCACGGCGCATCGCCCAGGCCGTGCAGGAGCAGATGGGGATGCCCGATGGGGCCGTGGAGAGCGAGGGGCGGGGTGCGTCCCGTCCTATGGCGGCCAACGATACGCCCCGGGGCCGGGCCTTGAACCGGCGCGTGGAGGTGGAGGTCTGGTACGACGATCCGCTGCAGGACCTGCCGGACGAACCCCAACTCTGTCCGGACGCCGCCGGCGTGGAGACGGTCACCCGCGTGCACCAGGCCCTTTCCGGCGACTTCGCCCCGATCCTCTTTGAAAACGGTGAGCCGGTGGTTACCGCCGAAGCGGTCGAACAAATGCGCCGCGCCATGGACGAAGTCGGCGACAAGGCCCATGTGCGCCTCCGCTTTGTCGGCTACACAGGCAATCAGCGTTTGGAGCGGCGCACGGCCATGGTGTACGGCGACGACATCGGACTTTCCATGGCGCGGGCCCGCCGGACCATGGAGGCGGTCTGTGCGCAGATGAAACTCGCCCCGGAGCAGGCCGAATTCGACGGGCGGGGATTTGTGCACGCCGACGACGTGGTCAACGCGGGATTCACCGCTTCCGAGACCTCCCGCGTGCAGATCCAGGTGGTGTATGACGAACCGTTGGTCCTCGACGAATATGAAGGGGTGGAAGTGACGCCGATCACCCGCGAAGTGACGCCGGCCGACCCGTTCGCCCTGAATCTCATGCGGATCACGGTGGACGGCAGGCCGTTGGACGATCCCGGAAAATGCACGGCCGATGTGCAGCGCTGCACCGACGTGGCCCTGGACAATGCCCGTATCCAGTTCAAACACGACAGCCTGAAGCGGGAGCCGCGCTTGAATGTCACCGCCTGGCCGCGCACGATCTGCTATCAGGACCGGATCGAAACCGATGGGGCCGACGACCTGGTGCGGTTCAGGCTCTATGCCAACTACCGCAGCTTTATCGAGCGGGCCGAGGTGCGCATTTTCAACGACGCCCAGTCGACCCGCGATCTGCCCCTGGCCGTCATTGCCATGAATGGCGACGGCATGGCCCAGTGGCAGGCCGGGTTCGAGGACTTTGCCGGGCCGTTGCGCAAATTGCAGTACCTGGTGCGGGTGTATGACCGCCAGGGCCGTTTCGACGAAACCGCTCCCCAGCCGCTGTGGGTGGCCGACCGCCTCGATCCGGCCGCGGCCCGGGAAGATGCCGACCGGGAGCTGCTCGCCGGATACGGGGAAAGCCGCATCGCCGTGCAGAACATCGTGCTCAGCGGCGGCACGGTGCAGGCGCACGGCACGGCCATACCGGAAGGTTACGGGGTATGGATGGCCGGTTACCCGGTGCCCGTCGACGCCCAGGGCCGATTCGTGGCCGAAGAGATCCTCCCCGACGGTTTTCACACCGTCGAGGTGGCCGTTCTCGACCGGCAGGGCAACGGCGAGCTGTTCCTGCGCGATCTGGCCTTGAAGACCAGCGACTGGTTCACTGTGGGCATCGCCGATCTGACCGTCTCCGGCAACAAGACCAACGGGCCGGCCGACCTGCTGGCGCCCGACAAGCCGCAGTACAGCGAAGACATGAGTCTTCAGGGCCGTCTGGCGTTTTACACCAACGGCCGGTTCGACAATGGGTGGTCCCTGACGGCCAGCGCCGATACCCGCGAAGGCCCGGTCGACGAAATTTTCTCCAACTTCATGGACAAGTCGCCCGATGCCCTGTTCCGGCGCATGGATCCGGACTATCACTACCCGACCTTCGGCGACGACAGCACCGTGGTGGAAGATGCGCCGACCTCGGGCAAGTTCTATGTGAAGGCGCAAAAGGACGACACCTACGGCCTGTGGGGCAACTTCAAGGTCGGCTATGCCGACAACGACCTGGCCCACGTGGACCGGGGGCTGTACGGCGCCAACCTGCACCTCCAGCCCCGGAATGCCACCTCGTTCGGCGAGCCGCGGCTGCTGGTGGACGGGTTTGCCGCGGACCCGGGAACGGTCGCCGGGCGCGATGAGTTCCGGGGCACCGGCGGTTCGCTCTTCTTCCTGCGGCGCCAGGATATCCTGGAAGGCTCCGAGCGCGTGCGCATCGAGGTGCGCGACAAGGATTCGGGCATCGTTTTAGGAAGCAAAACCCTCACCGCGGTGCTCGATTACGACATCGATTACCTGCAGGGCCGCATCCTGTTGTCCGTTCCCCTGGCCTCGACCGCGGACGACAATCTGCTGGTCAACACCGATGGCATCAGCGGCCATCCGCTCTTCCTGGTGGTGCGCTACGAGTTCACCCCCGGTTTCGACGATCCCGACACCGTCGCCTTCGGCGGCCGGGCACACTACTGGCTCAACGACCACGTGAAGGTCGGCGTGACCGCCAGCCGGGATGAGGCCGCCGACGTCGAGACCGACATCGGCGGCGCGGACCTGACTCTGCGCAAGTCCGCCGCCTCCTGGATCCGCATGGCGGTCGGCCGGACCAAGGGCGCCGGCGTCACCGAATCCACCTCCCTGGACGGCGGATACGAGTTCACGGCGGACGACGCCGGGCAGGAGAGCGGCACGACGGCCTCGGCCTACCGCATCGATGCCAGTCTCGGTTTCGGCGATCTCTTCGAAAAAGGGCGGGGCAAGATCACCCTTTACCTGCAGGATCTCGAAGCCGGCTACGCGGCGCCGGGCCTATCCACCAGCCGCGATGTGACCCAATATGGCGGCACGGCGGATCTGCCGCTCACGGACCGCATGTCGGCCCGTATGAAAATGGACAAGCAGGTGCAACCCGAAGGCCTCGAGACCGAGGCCGGCGAGGTTGACCTCGACTACCGCCTGACCAGCCATTGGACGCTAAGTTCCGGAGTCCGCACGGACAGCCGGGAGGATCGTTCCGCCGTGGTTCCCCAAACCCAGGAGGAGGGCGATCGGACCGACGGGGTGGTGCGGTTGGGCTATGATTCCCACGCGCGCTGGTCAGCATACGGATTCGTACAGGAGACGCTGAGGAACAGCGGCAACCGGGATGAGAACGGGCGCATCGGGGCGGGCGGCACCTGGCGCCTCACCGACCGCTTCAATCTCGTCGGCGAACTTTCCGACGGCGACCTGGGCCCGGCGGCCACCCTGGGAAGCGAGTATCTTTATTCGGATCGAACCACCCTCTACGTCAATTACACCCTTGAAAACGAGCGCAGCGATAACGGCCTGCGGGCCAGGAAGGGGAACCTGGCTTCCGGATTCCGCACCCGCTATTCGGACAGCGCCAGCATCTTCGTAGAGGAACGGTACGCCTACGGCGACGTGCCCACGGGATTGATGCATTCCGCCGGCGTGGACCTGGCGCCCGTGGATCATCTGAATTTTGGCGCCAATGTCGACTATGGAACGCTCAAGGACCCCGTGACCGCCGCCGAGATCGAGCGCACTGCCGCGGGCGTCCGGATCGGCTACGGCATCGAACGCCTGAGCATCGCGAGCGCCCTGGAGTACCGGGTGGACAACAGCGAGCAGCCGGATACCAGCTTCGCCAAGCGCACCACATGGCTGTTTAAAAACAGCTTCAAATACCAGATGTCGCCCAGTTGGAGAGTCCTCGGCAAATTCAATCATTCGATCAGCGAAAGCTCGCTGGGAGACGATTACAGCGGCGATTATACCGAGGCGGTGATCGGCTACGCCTATCGGCCGGTTCACAACGATCGGCTCAATGCCCTGTTCAAATACACCTACTTCTACAATTTGCCGTCGGTCGATCAGACGACCGGCAGCGGTTCCAGCGTGATCCAGCGCAGCCATATCGGGTCCCTGGACGTGATGTACGATCTGACGCCACGGTGGACCCTGGGCGGAAAGTACGCCTATCGCCACGGCGAGGTCGCTCAGGACCGGGAGGACCCGGAATACTTCCAAAGCCGCGCCCACCTCTATGTGCTCCGGGCCGACTGGCATTTCCTCCATCGCTGGGATGCGCTGTTCGAGGTCCGCCGGCTCGATCTGCCCGACGCCGAGGACAGCCGCAGCGGTGCGCTGGTCGGGCTCTACCGACACATCGGTGCGCATGTCAAGGTGGGGGTCGGTTACAACTTCAGCGATTTTTCAGATGACCTGACCCAGATGGATTACCGGCATCAGGGGCTGTTCATCAACTTGATCGGCAAAATTTAG
- a CDS encoding tetratricopeptide repeat protein produces MGDRDTIAKLRHVRIDIKEERIEGGLDKAMQSYQRFLDETPDAALAPEAIRRLADLKIEKEYGTLTDTAAATGRAPAPALSAPEKASGPKLSPIGAPANGTGATPAQGPGEAESEADFEKRATRGETPIGNEERKLDLPAGAEGADDLERAGALEAVELYQRLLDEYPLYDRNDQVLYQMSRAYEELGRIPEAMAVMDRLVREFPQSHYVDEVQFRRAEFFFAHRRFLEAEEAYATIVDIGVGSFYYELALYKLGWTFYKQELYEDALHRFIALLDYKVATGTDFETVEDETERKRLEDTFRVISLGFSNLGGAESVVAYFGDYGQRSYEDRVYSHLAEFYFDKRRYADASATYNAFVDRNPFHKSAPNFHMRVIEIHTSGGFPTLVLDAKKAFARNYGLKAPYWEHFDPAGRPEVLDHLKTNLKDLATHYHACYQDKRQKDDQPEHFEESLHWYREFLASFPADEASPMINYRLADLLFENRSFGEAAVEYEKTAYGYPADENSSAAGYAAVYAYREALAAAVPEAQDGVKREVVRSSLKFADTFPAHQKAAVVLGAAADDLYVMKAYQEALAAANKLLATFPQSDTEVLRAAHLVVGHASYELLSYGDAEAAYMEVLALLPQEDKSRPGVIDNLAASIYKQGEQANAAQDYRAAADHFLRVGRSAPTSKLRANAEYDGAAALIQLKDWPAAAAVLVGFRDTFPDHPLQPEVTKKIAYVYRENGQLSQAAAEYERIETEATDEEIRREALLVAAELYAEDHQPAQALTVYRRYVAFFPQPVEIHLETRNKIADILKTLSDRDAYMAELAQIVAIEADAGAERTPRTRFIAASAALVLAEADYERFTAVQLVKPFEKNLRTKRDRMKSATRAFNALMAYEIGETTAAATYYLAEIYAHFCKSLLTSERPEGLDSLELEEYELAIEEQAYPFEEQAITVHTKNLELIAIGVYNRWVDKSLQKLAALVPARYDKPEDRGRVMNSLEGYVYEIVRPAPQAPEAVAGQPNEASGSEAAIDPDGGAQAPVSSPGPMNEPVAEAGETPVAPEAGETTESAARESVEQ; encoded by the coding sequence ATGGGCGACAGGGATACCATTGCCAAACTGCGTCACGTGCGTATCGACATCAAGGAAGAACGGATCGAAGGCGGTCTGGACAAGGCCATGCAGAGCTATCAGCGCTTCCTGGATGAAACGCCGGATGCGGCCCTGGCGCCCGAGGCGATTCGGCGACTGGCCGATTTGAAGATCGAAAAAGAGTACGGGACCCTGACCGATACGGCGGCTGCGACCGGACGGGCGCCTGCACCCGCGTTGAGCGCCCCTGAAAAAGCGTCCGGCCCGAAGTTGTCTCCCATCGGGGCGCCCGCCAATGGGACCGGCGCAACCCCGGCCCAGGGACCGGGCGAGGCGGAATCCGAGGCCGATTTTGAAAAACGGGCCACCCGGGGTGAGACGCCGATCGGCAACGAGGAGCGCAAGCTCGATCTGCCGGCCGGTGCCGAAGGGGCCGATGACCTGGAGCGGGCCGGGGCCTTGGAGGCTGTGGAGCTATACCAGCGGCTGCTCGATGAATATCCCCTGTACGATCGCAACGACCAGGTGCTGTACCAGATGTCGCGCGCCTACGAAGAGCTCGGCCGCATCCCGGAAGCCATGGCGGTGATGGATCGCCTGGTGCGCGAGTTTCCGCAATCCCATTATGTTGACGAGGTGCAGTTCCGGCGCGCCGAATTCTTCTTCGCCCACCGGCGCTTCCTGGAGGCCGAGGAGGCCTATGCCACCATCGTCGATATCGGCGTGGGATCGTTTTACTACGAACTCGCGCTCTACAAGCTCGGCTGGACCTTTTACAAACAGGAACTCTACGAAGACGCGCTGCACCGCTTCATCGCCTTGTTGGACTACAAAGTCGCCACGGGCACAGACTTCGAGACGGTCGAGGATGAAACCGAACGCAAGCGCCTGGAGGACACCTTCCGCGTGATCAGCCTGGGCTTTTCCAATCTCGGCGGCGCCGAATCGGTGGTGGCGTATTTCGGCGACTACGGTCAGCGGAGCTACGAAGACCGCGTTTACAGCCACCTGGCGGAATTTTACTTCGACAAGCGCCGTTATGCCGACGCCAGCGCCACTTACAATGCCTTCGTGGACCGCAATCCCTTCCACAAATCGGCGCCCAACTTTCACATGCGGGTGATCGAGATTCACACCTCCGGCGGTTTCCCGACCCTGGTGCTCGATGCCAAAAAGGCCTTTGCCCGGAATTACGGGCTCAAGGCCCCCTACTGGGAGCATTTCGATCCGGCCGGCCGACCGGAGGTCCTGGACCACCTGAAAACCAACCTCAAGGACCTGGCGACCCATTATCACGCCTGCTACCAGGATAAGCGCCAGAAGGACGACCAGCCCGAGCATTTCGAGGAGTCCCTGCACTGGTATCGGGAATTTTTGGCCTCTTTCCCTGCCGATGAGGCGTCGCCGATGATCAATTATCGCCTGGCGGATCTTTTGTTTGAAAACCGGTCCTTCGGCGAAGCGGCCGTGGAGTATGAAAAAACGGCTTATGGCTATCCGGCCGACGAGAACTCCTCCGCCGCCGGTTATGCGGCGGTATACGCCTACCGAGAGGCGCTGGCCGCCGCGGTTCCCGAAGCGCAGGACGGGGTCAAGCGCGAAGTGGTTCGCAGCTCGTTGAAGTTCGCGGATACCTTTCCCGCCCACCAGAAGGCAGCCGTGGTGCTGGGTGCGGCAGCCGATGATCTATACGTCATGAAGGCGTACCAGGAAGCATTGGCGGCCGCGAATAAATTGCTCGCGACCTTTCCCCAGAGCGATACCGAAGTCCTGCGCGCCGCGCATCTCGTCGTCGGGCACGCCTCCTATGAACTGTTGAGCTACGGCGATGCCGAAGCCGCATATATGGAGGTTTTGGCCCTGCTGCCGCAGGAAGACAAGAGCCGTCCCGGAGTGATCGACAACCTGGCGGCGTCCATCTACAAGCAGGGCGAGCAGGCCAATGCCGCCCAGGATTACCGGGCGGCGGCCGACCATTTCCTGCGGGTGGGCCGCAGCGCGCCGACTTCCAAATTGCGGGCCAATGCCGAATATGACGGTGCCGCGGCGCTGATTCAACTCAAGGATTGGCCGGCGGCGGCGGCCGTGCTCGTCGGCTTCCGCGACACGTTCCCGGACCATCCCCTGCAACCCGAAGTGACCAAGAAGATCGCCTATGTCTACCGTGAAAACGGCCAGCTTTCCCAGGCGGCCGCCGAATACGAGCGCATCGAAACCGAGGCCACGGATGAGGAGATCCGGCGAGAGGCGCTGCTGGTGGCGGCCGAGCTGTATGCCGAGGATCATCAACCCGCCCAGGCCCTAACCGTCTATCGGCGCTATGTGGCGTTCTTCCCGCAGCCGGTGGAGATCCATCTTGAGACGCGCAACAAAATCGCCGACATTCTCAAGACCCTGAGCGATCGCGACGCCTATATGGCGGAGTTGGCACAGATCGTGGCTATCGAGGCGGACGCCGGTGCGGAACGCACCCCGCGGACGCGTTTCATTGCCGCATCTGCCGCCCTGGTGTTGGCCGAGGCGGATTACGAGCGGTTCACGGCGGTCCAGCTGGTCAAGCCCTTCGAGAAGAATCTGCGCACCAAGCGCGATCGCATGAAATCGGCGACCCGGGCCTTCAATGCACTCATGGCCTATGAAATCGGAGAGACGACCGCCGCGGCGACCTACTATCTGGCTGAAATATATGCTCATTTTTGCAAATCGTTGCTCACTTCGGAACGCCCCGAGGGCCTCGATTCACTGGAACTGGAGGAGTACGAACTGGCCATCGAAGAGCAGGCCTATCCTTTCGAGGAGCAAGCCATCACCGTGCATACCAAGAACCTGGAGCTGATCGCCATCGGCGTTTACAATCGCTGGGTCGACAAGAGTCTGCAAAAACTGGCCGCTCTGGTTCCCGCACGCTATGACAAACCCGAAGATCGCGGCCGGGTGATGAATTCACTGGAAGGTTATGTCTACGAGATCGTGCGTCCGGCTCCGCAAGCTCCGGAAGCGGTTGCCGGACAGCCAAACGAAGCGTCCGGGTCGGAGGCGGCAATAGATCCCGACGGCGGAGCGCAAGCGCCTGTATCATCCCCGGGGCCGATGAATGAACCTGTGGCCGAGGCAGGTGAAACCCCTGTGGCGCCTGAAGCCGGCGAGACAACGGAAAGCGCCGCACGGGAATCCGTGGAGCAGTAG
- a CDS encoding tetratricopeptide repeat protein, with translation MPCRRGTRNAEPIGAISAWVILAALLLTGCAISGRPAAVSGPHSPTTAQGQAMERFAAGREGFVIREVPQLDAAGREAFEQAVQLLNRKEYTGAIVLIEKVIAQSPGVTAPYINLALAYQAIDQADKAETHLKAALDLISDHPVACQLYGLLCRETGRFAEARAHYEKALAHYPDYYPVHKNLAILCDLYLNDPACALEHYQRYSEGAPEDGQVRLWIADLQGRMEQK, from the coding sequence ATGCCATGCAGAAGAGGGACAAGGAACGCCGAACCCATCGGCGCTATCTCGGCCTGGGTGATACTGGCGGCACTCCTGTTGACGGGGTGTGCCATCTCCGGTCGACCGGCCGCCGTATCCGGCCCGCATTCGCCGACCACGGCGCAGGGGCAGGCCATGGAGCGCTTCGCAGCCGGGCGTGAAGGGTTTGTCATACGGGAGGTCCCCCAATTGGATGCAGCGGGTCGCGAAGCATTCGAGCAGGCCGTGCAGCTGTTGAACCGGAAGGAATATACCGGGGCCATCGTGCTGATAGAAAAGGTGATTGCCCAGTCGCCGGGGGTCACGGCCCCATATATCAATCTCGCGCTGGCTTACCAGGCCATCGATCAGGCGGACAAGGCCGAGACGCATCTGAAAGCGGCCCTGGACTTGATTTCCGATCATCCGGTGGCCTGCCAATTATACGGCCTGCTGTGCCGTGAGACGGGGCGTTTCGCCGAAGCACGGGCGCATTATGAAAAGGCGCTCGCGCACTATCCCGATTACTACCCCGTGCATAAGAATCTTGCGATTCTGTGCGACCTCTATCTCAATGATCCGGCCTGCGCGCTGGAACACTACCAACGATACAGCGAGGGAGCGCCGGAAGATGGGCAGGTCAGGCTGTGGATCGCGGATCTTCAAGGGCGGATGGAACAAAAGTGA
- a CDS encoding MotA/TolQ/ExbB proton channel family protein produces the protein MGFYTMVAFFQKGGMFMYPIMLVFAVGVAIAFERWIQLYRIRNANGKMWLQLHPLLAKGEFEKARQMANKDKSSMAQMLGMGLARQGAVRRREDIEIAMEESMMEIIPQLEKRTPYVALLSNIATLLGLLGTIMGLIEAFTAVANANPAEKADLLSASISVAMNTTAFGLMAAIPLLLFHAKLTSTTGQIVDSLEMASVKALNSISNYAKRQFEAS, from the coding sequence ATGGGATTCTATACAATGGTGGCCTTTTTTCAGAAAGGCGGCATGTTCATGTACCCGATCATGCTGGTGTTTGCCGTGGGTGTGGCGATCGCTTTCGAGCGCTGGATCCAGCTGTACCGCATCCGGAATGCCAATGGAAAGATGTGGCTGCAGCTGCACCCCTTACTGGCCAAGGGTGAATTTGAAAAGGCGCGCCAAATGGCCAACAAGGACAAATCCAGTATGGCGCAGATGCTGGGCATGGGACTGGCGCGTCAGGGAGCGGTACGGCGCCGCGAAGACATCGAGATCGCCATGGAAGAGAGCATGATGGAGATCATCCCGCAGTTGGAAAAGCGCACGCCTTACGTGGCGTTGCTGTCCAACATCGCCACTTTGCTGGGTCTTTTGGGGACCATCATGGGGCTGATCGAAGCCTTTACGGCAGTGGCCAACGCCAACCCGGCGGAAAAGGCCGACCTGCTGTCGGCCAGCATCTCGGTGGCCATGAATACCACGGCCTTCGGCCTGATGGCGGCCATCCCGCTGTTGCTGTTTCACGCCAAGCTGACCTCCACCACCGGCCAGATCGTCGACAGCCTGGAGATGGCATCGGTCAAGGCCCTGAACAGCATCTCCAATTACGCCAAACGTCAATTTGAGGCGAGTTGA
- a CDS encoding ExbD/TolR family protein: MKKIRMQETPALDITTFLNLMVVLIPFLLISAVFSRVTIMELSVPTSSGGSAIDTPNFAIEVIVRKAGFEIANGSSVEAAIPKKEGQYDMEMLGEMLLRLKAQYPEKEDATVLMEPDIEYDYLIQIMDAVRGTEIMAEEGEEVRKVVLFPDISIGDAP; this comes from the coding sequence ATGAAAAAAATACGAATGCAGGAGACACCCGCCCTGGACATCACCACCTTCCTCAACCTGATGGTGGTACTGATTCCATTTTTGCTCATCAGCGCCGTCTTTTCGCGCGTGACGATCATGGAGTTGAGCGTGCCGACCAGTTCGGGCGGTTCGGCCATCGACACACCCAACTTCGCCATCGAGGTGATCGTTCGCAAGGCCGGCTTCGAAATCGCCAACGGATCGAGCGTGGAGGCGGCCATCCCAAAAAAGGAGGGGCAGTACGATATGGAGATGCTGGGCGAAATGCTGCTGCGCCTCAAGGCCCAATATCCTGAGAAGGAGGACGCCACGGTCCTGATGGAGCCGGATATCGAATATGACTACCTGATCCAGATCATGGATGCCGTGAGGGGCACGGAGATCATGGCGGAAGAGGGTGAAGAGGTTCGCAAAGTGGTCCTTTTCCCGGATATATCCATAGGAGATGCACCATGA
- a CDS encoding ExbD/TolR family protein, whose product MKNSRRLKRMARNKKKVSGLNLTSLMDVFTILVFFLLFHSSGGEAVEAPKQIKLPDSIAEAKPRETVVIMVSPDVVLVQGEAVIETAELLTSGKETIGEITARLEQLERNIIGISTRTVVDSKEVTILADKSIPFSALKKIMSTCTGSGYGRISLAVIQKAAQT is encoded by the coding sequence ATGAAGAACAGCAGACGTCTGAAGCGCATGGCGCGCAACAAAAAAAAGGTATCGGGACTGAACCTGACCTCCCTGATGGATGTGTTTACCATCCTTGTCTTTTTTCTTCTGTTTCACTCGTCTGGGGGGGAAGCGGTGGAGGCGCCCAAACAGATCAAATTGCCGGACTCCATTGCCGAGGCCAAGCCGAGAGAAACGGTGGTCATCATGGTCAGTCCCGACGTGGTGCTGGTCCAGGGGGAGGCCGTGATCGAAACGGCCGAGTTGCTGACCTCGGGCAAGGAAACGATAGGGGAAATTACGGCGCGGCTCGAGCAGTTGGAACGCAACATCATCGGGATCAGCACCCGAACGGTGGTGGACAGCAAGGAGGTCACCATCCTTGCGGACAAAAGCATACCGTTCAGCGCGCTTAAAAAAATCATGTCAACCTGCACGGGTTCTGGATACGGTCGTATTTCACTCGCCGTTATCCAGAAGGCCGCCCAAACTTAG